A single window of Corallincola holothuriorum DNA harbors:
- a CDS encoding response regulator has protein sequence MSLNKTLSELRVLAVDDQPIILHMMAGVLNQLGLHHVETAQSAEIALAMLEAGNIDLVLVDIEMDGMNGLELVKRIRCNQTGLSSATPVLVVTSHTEASVLGTAIALDVNGIVAKPAKPEQLVHKISEAINAEFKARPRIGYEVIRTDVVEPLEADELPVGQPQKVTLEHLEEGMVLAAPVTTKEGKIMLNQGIRLNSNTIQRIAEVVALLDDQPMFEVIAD, from the coding sequence ATGAGCTTAAACAAGACGTTAAGTGAACTGAGAGTATTAGCGGTTGATGATCAACCGATTATTCTTCACATGATGGCTGGGGTGTTAAATCAGCTGGGGCTGCACCATGTTGAAACTGCGCAAAGTGCAGAGATAGCGCTGGCGATGCTGGAAGCGGGCAATATCGATCTGGTATTGGTTGATATTGAGATGGACGGTATGAATGGCCTTGAGTTGGTCAAACGTATCCGTTGTAACCAGACCGGCTTGTCCAGTGCAACACCGGTGTTAGTGGTGACCAGCCATACCGAGGCGAGTGTATTGGGCACGGCTATCGCGCTGGATGTGAATGGCATAGTTGCTAAACCGGCAAAACCTGAGCAGCTGGTTCACAAGATCTCAGAAGCGATTAATGCCGAATTTAAGGCTCGCCCAAGGATAGGTTACGAGGTGATCCGTACCGATGTGGTTGAGCCGCTAGAGGCCGATGAGCTACCTGTTGGGCAGCCACAAAAGGTTACTCTGGAGCACCTCGAAGAGGGCATGGTATTGGCTGCGCCTGTGACAACCAAAGAAGGGAAGATCATGCTTAATCAAGGCATTCGTCTGAACAGCAATACGATCCAGCGTATCGCAGAGGTTGTTGCCTTACTGGATGACCAACCTATGTTTGAGGTGATCGCCGATTAG
- a CDS encoding sulfite exporter TauE/SafE family protein, translated as MSSALFILLCSLPVGVLVGAISGLLGIGGGLVLVPVFYLLLPLAGVQPDYLMTMSLASSLAAVIITSLSSCLAHARLGNVPWQNIPLLLSGLASGALMAGYLAALIPAWFLELAFALFAGAMSIRMWLDQRQAKSEQSKPYRKFHVLVATTIIGGVSALLGIAGGTLLVPYLSSHGMIMKRAIGASACCGIIVAAAGTLGYISSGLQVSHLPEFSIGYVYLPAVLGIAITALFSAPLGAKLASRWPTRRLKKIVAIMLLLVAVKLLLF; from the coding sequence GTGTCTTCTGCATTATTTATTTTGCTCTGCTCGCTACCTGTGGGCGTTTTAGTGGGCGCTATCTCAGGCCTGCTGGGTATTGGTGGTGGGCTGGTATTAGTGCCGGTTTTTTATCTGCTTCTACCACTTGCGGGCGTGCAGCCTGACTACCTGATGACAATGTCATTGGCCAGTTCACTCGCAGCGGTCATTATCACCTCACTCTCTTCCTGCCTGGCCCATGCTCGATTGGGTAACGTGCCGTGGCAAAATATTCCGCTGCTGTTGTCTGGTTTAGCCAGCGGTGCCTTAATGGCTGGCTATTTGGCTGCACTTATCCCTGCTTGGTTTTTGGAGCTCGCGTTTGCCCTGTTTGCGGGCGCTATGAGTATTCGCATGTGGCTGGATCAACGCCAAGCTAAGAGTGAACAGAGTAAGCCCTATCGGAAGTTCCATGTGCTTGTTGCAACAACGATCATTGGTGGTGTTTCGGCACTGTTGGGGATCGCTGGTGGTACGCTATTGGTTCCCTACTTGAGCAGTCACGGTATGATCATGAAACGCGCAATAGGCGCTTCGGCATGCTGTGGTATTATCGTCGCCGCTGCGGGTACGCTGGGTTACATAAGTAGTGGATTGCAGGTGAGCCACTTGCCTGAATTCAGTATTGGCTATGTATATCTGCCCGCAGTGTTAGGTATTGCTATCACTGCGTTGTTTAGTGCTCCGTTAGGTGCCAAGTTGGCGAGTCGTTGGCCAACACGTAGGTTAAAAAAGATCGTCGCAATCATGTTGCTCTTGGTTGCTGTTAAATTACTCCTGTTTTAG
- the lgt gene encoding prolipoprotein diacylglyceryl transferase translates to MADEFMVLAKIDPVIFSIGPLSIRWYGMMYLLGFAAAMLLANYRAQKPGSVWTKEQVGDLLFYGFLGVILGGRIGYVLFYHFDLFLDNPLYLFRIWEGGMSFHGGLLGVIAAMFWRARKEQKTFWQVADFVAPLIPIGLGLGRLGNFINSELWGRQSDVAWAIIFPDPASGGVPRHPSQLYQFALEGVVLFTLLWWFSSKTRKPGAVAGLFLLGYGSFRFLVEYVREPDAHLGVLMNMITMGQLLSLPMIIYGAYLMLRAAPAAAKS, encoded by the coding sequence ATGGCCGATGAGTTTATGGTGTTAGCTAAGATTGACCCAGTGATTTTTTCTATTGGGCCACTGTCTATACGTTGGTATGGGATGATGTACCTGCTGGGATTTGCTGCCGCCATGCTATTGGCCAATTATCGTGCGCAAAAGCCTGGTTCCGTGTGGACGAAAGAGCAGGTTGGTGACTTACTCTTTTATGGCTTTCTCGGGGTGATCCTTGGTGGGCGGATTGGCTATGTGTTGTTTTATCATTTCGATCTGTTTTTGGATAACCCGCTCTATTTGTTCCGTATCTGGGAAGGCGGTATGTCTTTCCATGGTGGCTTATTAGGGGTTATAGCCGCGATGTTTTGGCGTGCCCGAAAAGAGCAGAAAACCTTTTGGCAGGTGGCTGACTTTGTCGCACCATTGATCCCTATCGGTTTAGGGTTGGGGCGCCTGGGTAACTTTATTAACAGCGAACTATGGGGGCGTCAGAGTGACGTGGCATGGGCGATTATCTTTCCTGATCCTGCGTCTGGCGGGGTACCGCGCCATCCTTCGCAGCTGTATCAATTCGCCCTGGAAGGTGTGGTGCTATTTACGCTGCTTTGGTGGTTTTCATCGAAAACTCGGAAGCCTGGCGCTGTCGCAGGTTTATTTCTGCTGGGCTACGGCAGCTTCCGCTTCCTGGTTGAATATGTGCGTGAGCCGGATGCACACTTGGGAGTGTTGATGAATATGATCACGATGGGACAATTGCTCTCGCTTCCCATGATAATATATGGCGCATACCTGATGTTACGTGCTGCTCCTGCAGCCGCTAAGTCATAG
- the thyA gene encoding thymidylate synthase: MKQYLDLMQTLLAQGTRKDDRTGTGTFSIFGHQMRFNLADGFPLVTTKKLHLRSIIHELLWFLQGDTNTAYLKENGVSIWDEWADDEGNLGPVYGAQWRSWPTPDGGHVDQISRVIEQIKQDPDSRRIIVSAWNVGELDKMALAPCHALFQFYVADGKLSCQLYQRSCDVFLGLPFNIASYALLTHMVAQQCDLEVGDFVWTGGDTHLYSNHIEQTKLQLTRQPLALPKLNIKRRPASIFDYKFDDFEIVGYESHPHIKAPVAI, encoded by the coding sequence ATGAAACAGTATTTAGATTTGATGCAGACTCTGCTGGCGCAGGGAACTCGTAAAGATGACCGCACTGGTACCGGTACGTTCTCTATCTTTGGCCACCAGATGCGTTTTAATTTGGCTGATGGTTTTCCTTTGGTTACAACCAAAAAACTGCACCTTCGCTCAATTATTCATGAGTTGCTTTGGTTCTTACAAGGCGACACGAATACCGCTTATTTAAAAGAAAACGGTGTTTCTATTTGGGATGAGTGGGCTGATGATGAGGGTAACCTTGGGCCTGTTTACGGTGCGCAATGGCGCAGTTGGCCAACACCTGATGGTGGCCATGTTGATCAGATCAGTCGAGTGATTGAGCAGATAAAGCAAGATCCTGATTCTCGCCGTATCATCGTGTCGGCGTGGAATGTCGGAGAGTTGGATAAGATGGCTTTGGCACCATGCCATGCGCTGTTTCAGTTTTACGTGGCAGACGGCAAACTCTCCTGTCAGCTTTACCAACGTAGTTGTGATGTCTTCCTCGGCCTACCGTTTAATATTGCCAGTTATGCTTTGCTGACCCATATGGTGGCGCAACAGTGCGACTTAGAGGTGGGCGATTTTGTTTGGACTGGAGGGGATACGCACCTCTATTCTAATCATATCGAACAGACGAAGCTGCAGTTGACACGGCAGCCGTTAGCGTTGCCTAAGTTGAATATTAAACGCCGTCCAGCGTCGATATTTGACTATAAGTTTGACGATTTTGAGATTGTTGGTTACGAATCCCATCCCCATATTAAAGCCCCCGTCGCTATTTAA